A genomic window from Macaca thibetana thibetana isolate TM-01 chromosome 16, ASM2454274v1, whole genome shotgun sequence includes:
- the TRIM47 gene encoding E3 ubiquitin-protein ligase TRIM47, with protein sequence MDSSGPFSCPICLEPLREPVTLPCGHNFCLACLGALWPHRGASGAGGPGGAARCPLCQEPFPDGLQLRKNHTLSELLQLRQGSGPGPGPGPGPAPAPAPEPSVPSAPPSAPEPSAPCAPEPWSAGEEPVRCDACPEGAALPAALSCLSCLASFCPAHLGPHERSPALRGHRLVPPLRRLEESLCPRHLRPLERYCRAERVCLCEACAAQEHRGHELVPLEQERALQEAEQPKVLSAVEDRMDELGAGIAQSRRTVALIKSAAVAERERVSRLFAEAAAALQGFQTQVLAFIEEGEAAMLGRSQGDLRRQEDQRSRLSRARQNLSQVPEADSVSFLQELLALRLALEEGCGPGPGPPRELSFTKSSQAVRAVRDVLAVACANQWEQLRGPGGNEDGPQKLDSEADAEPQDPDSTNLLESEAPRDYFLKFAYIVDLDSDTADKFLQLFGTKGVKRVLCPINYPESPTRFTHCEQVLGEGALDRGTYYWEVEIIEGWVSVGVMAEDFSPQEPYDRGRLGRNAHSCCLQWNGRSFSVWFHGLEAPLPHPFSPTVGVCLEYADRALAFYAVRDGKMSLLRRLKASRPRRGGVPASPIDPFQSRLDSHFAGLFTHRLKPAFFLESVDAHLQIGPLKKSCISVLKRR encoded by the exons CCCTTCAGCTGCCCCATCTGCCTAGAGCCGCTCCGGGAGCCGGTGACGCTGCCCTGCGGCCACAACTTCTGTCTCGCCTGCTTGGGCGCACTCTGGCCGCATCGTGGCGCGAGTGGCGCCGGCGGACCCGGAGGCGCGGCCCGCTGCCCGCTGTGCCAGGAGCCCTTCCCCGACGGCCTTCAGCTCCGCAAGAACCACACGCTGTCCGAGCTGCTGCAGCTCCGCCAGGGCTCGGGCCCCgggcccggccccggccccggcccggcCCCTGCTCCGGCTCCGGAGCCCTCGGTGCCCAGCGCGCCGCCCAGCGCCCCGGAGCCGTCGGCCCCCTGCGCGCCCGAGCCGTGGTCCGCGGGCGAAGAGCCAGTGCGCTGCGACGCGTGCCCCGAGGGCGCGGCCCTGCCTGCCGCGCtgtcctgcctctcctgcctcgcCTCCTTTTGCCCCGCGCACCTGGGCCCGCACGAGCGCAGCCCCGCGCTCCGCGGACACCGCCTGGTGCCGCCGCTGCGCCGGCTAGAGGAGAGCTTGTGCCCGCGCCACCTGCGGCCGCTCGAGCGCTACTGCCGCGCGGAGCGCGTGTGTCTGTGCGAGGCCTGCGCCGCCCAGGAGCACCGCGGCCACGAGCTGGTGCCGCTGGAGCAGGAGCGCGCGCTTCAGGAG GCTGAGCAGCCGAAAGTCTTGAGCGCCGTGGAGGACCGCATGGACGAACTGGGTGCTGGCATTGCACAGTCCAGGCGCACAGTGGCCCTCATCAAG AGTGCAGCCGTGGCGGAGCGGGAGAGGGTGAGCCGGCTGTTTGCAGAGGCTGCGGCTGCCCTGCAGGGCTTCCAGACCCAGGTGCTGGCCTTCATCGAGGAGGGGGAAGCTGCTATGCTGGGCCGCTCCCAGGGTGACCTGCGGCGACAGGAGGATCAGCGCAGCCGCCTGAGCCGAGCCCGCCAGAATCTCAGCCAGGTCCCCGAAGCCGACTCAGTCAGCTTCCTGCAG GAGCTGCTGGCACTAAGgctggccctggaggaggggTGTGGCCCTGGCCCTGGACCCCCGAGGGAGCTCAGCTTCACCAAATCTTCCCAAGCTGTCCGCGCAGTGAGAGACGTGCTGGCCGTGGCCTGCGCCAACCAGTGGGAGCAGCTGAGGGGGCCGGGTGGCAACGAGGACGGGCCACAGAAGCTGGATTCGGAAG CTGATGCTGAGCCCCAGGACCCCGATAGCACGAACCTCTTGGAGAGTGAAGCTCCCAGGGACTATTTCCTGAAGT TTGCCTACATCGTGGATTTGGACAGTGACACGGCAGACAAGTTCCTGCAGCTGTTTGGAACCAAAGGTGTCAAGAGGGTGCTGTGTCCTATCAACTACCCCGAGTCGCCTACCCGCTTCACGCATTGTGAGCAGGTGCTGGGCGAGGGTGCCCTGGACCGGGGCACCTActactgggaggtggagattatcGAGGGCTGGGTCAGCGTGGGGGTCATGGCCGAAGACTTCTCCCCACAAGAGCCCTACGACCGTGGCCGGTTAGGCCGCAACGCCCACTCCTGCTGCCTGCAGTGGAATGGACGCAGCTTCTCTGTCTGGTTTCATGGGCTGGAGGCTCCCCTGCCGCACCCCTTCTCGCCCACGGTCGGGGTCTGCCTAGAATACGCCGACCGTGCCCTGGCCTTCTATGCTGTGCGGGACGGCAAGATGAGCCTCCTGCGGAGGCTGAAGGCCTCCCGGCCCCGCCGGGGTGGTGTCCCGGCCTCCCCCATTGACCCCTTCCAGAGCCGCCTGGACAGTCACTTTGCGGGGCTGTTCACCCACAGGCTCAAGCCTGCGTTCTTCCTGGAGAGTGTGGACGCTCACCTGCAGATCGGGCCCCTCAAGAAGTCCTGCATATCTGTGCTGAAGAGGAGGTGA
- the WBP2 gene encoding WW domain-binding protein 2 isoform X1, which produces MALNKNHSEGGGVIVNNTESILMSYDHVELTFNDMKNVPEAFKGTKKGTVYLTPYRVIFLSKGKDAMQSFMMPFYLMKDCEIKQPVFGANYIKGTVKAEAGGGWEGSASYKLTFTAGGAIEFGQRMLQVASQASRGEAPNGAYGYSYMPSGAYVYPPPVANGMYPCPPGYPYPPPPPEFYPGPPMMDGAMGYVQPPPPPYPGPMEPPVSGPDVPSTPAAEAKAAEAAASAYYNPGNPHNVYMPTSQPPPPPYYPPEDKKTQ; this is translated from the exons ATGGCGCTCAACAAGAATCACTCGGAGGGCGGCGGAGTGATCGTCAACAACACCGAGAG CATCCTAATGTCCTATGATCATGTGGAACTCACATTCAATGACATGAAGAACGTGCCAGAAGCCTTCAAAGGGACCAAGAAAGGCACCGTCTACCTTACCCCTTACCGG GTCATCTTTCTGTCCAAGGGCAAGGATGCCATGCAGTCCTTCATGATGCCGTTTTATCTCATGAAAGACTGTGAGATCAAGCAGCCCGTATTTGGTGCaaactacatcaagggaacagtGAAGGCGGAAGCGGGAG GTGGCTGGGAAGGCTCTGCTTCCTACAAGTTGACTTTCACGGCAGGGGGCGCCATTGAGTTTGGACAGCGGATGCTCCAGGTGGCATCTCAAG CCTCCAGAGGTGAAGCCCCCAATGGAGCCTATGGCTACTCTTACATGCCCAGCGGGGCCTATGTCTATCCCCCGCCAGTCGCCAATGGAATGTACCCCTGCCCTCCTGGCTACCCCTATCCACCGCCCCCGCCTG AGTTCTATCCAGGACCCCCCATGATGGACGGGGCCATGGGATACGTGCAGCCCCCACCACCGCCCTATCCTGGGCCCATGGAACCTCCGGTCAGCGGCCCCGATGTCCCCTCCACTCCTGCAG CCGAAGCCAAGGCCGCAGAAGCAGCCGCCAGCGCCTACTACAACCCAGGCAACCCTCACAACGTCTACATGCCCACG AGCCAGCCGCCACCACCTCCCTACTACCCACCGGAAGATAAGAAGACCCAGTag
- the WBP2 gene encoding WW domain-binding protein 2 isoform X2, with translation MALNKNHSEGGGVIVNNTESILMSYDHVELTFNDMKNVPEAFKGTKKGTVYLTPYRVIFLSKGKDAMQSFMMPFYLMKDCEIKQPVFGANYIKGTVKAEAGGGWEGSASYKLTFTAGGAIEFGQRMLQVASQEFYPGPPMMDGAMGYVQPPPPPYPGPMEPPVSGPDVPSTPAAEAKAAEAAASAYYNPGNPHNVYMPTSQPPPPPYYPPEDKKTQ, from the exons ATGGCGCTCAACAAGAATCACTCGGAGGGCGGCGGAGTGATCGTCAACAACACCGAGAG CATCCTAATGTCCTATGATCATGTGGAACTCACATTCAATGACATGAAGAACGTGCCAGAAGCCTTCAAAGGGACCAAGAAAGGCACCGTCTACCTTACCCCTTACCGG GTCATCTTTCTGTCCAAGGGCAAGGATGCCATGCAGTCCTTCATGATGCCGTTTTATCTCATGAAAGACTGTGAGATCAAGCAGCCCGTATTTGGTGCaaactacatcaagggaacagtGAAGGCGGAAGCGGGAG GTGGCTGGGAAGGCTCTGCTTCCTACAAGTTGACTTTCACGGCAGGGGGCGCCATTGAGTTTGGACAGCGGATGCTCCAGGTGGCATCTCAAG AGTTCTATCCAGGACCCCCCATGATGGACGGGGCCATGGGATACGTGCAGCCCCCACCACCGCCCTATCCTGGGCCCATGGAACCTCCGGTCAGCGGCCCCGATGTCCCCTCCACTCCTGCAG CCGAAGCCAAGGCCGCAGAAGCAGCCGCCAGCGCCTACTACAACCCAGGCAACCCTCACAACGTCTACATGCCCACG AGCCAGCCGCCACCACCTCCCTACTACCCACCGGAAGATAAGAAGACCCAGTag